From Alteromonas australica, one genomic window encodes:
- a CDS encoding TonB-dependent receptor, with product MTHKINTSQLGPIARRSLLGVAIASALHAPMAFAQEANTADDQVEVIEVKGFTSSLKASMLDKKASDVVYDGITAEDLGKFPDQNVAESLQRITGVAIDRSGGEGQYITVRGFGPDFNTVLVNGRQIATENQGRAFSFDTLPAELISGAKVYKSPLASMQEGGIGSTVEVTTARPFAFDGFKAVASVKGMYEDISEETTPQLSGLVTNTFLDGKLGVLAAASFQQRKLQTNMLETRYWRPEVSITDRSQLDNPDYADNAQYNGVYVPQNFDQIVDLVDRERTSGNLVVQYAPNDDMTLTLDGLYSKFEVDSDAHSVGHWFSDSNLDDMTFNDNGSLTGVTSTVVDGVGGATDFIRRRYGRDVEIQAFGANFEWLVNDNLTATIDVSTSTAEDNSGGDNFFTVIGYNNEYSVDYSGTTPTLTVAGGDSALQDPSLGRMHYNERNGFDTEDTISEYRADFTWVPDSDNAFYKADFGLYYQDREKTNTRRFASGCDIYCGYTFDFPDELLSVFTAENYFSGVPNQWLTYDPEAFFDYATSDEAVQQIADATGLDFDTVRDAVDATNIADPQPSNDSYVVGEEILSAYAQFYFSTEVSEMPLDINFGFRYSQTDTSVDGTSQVVKDLEPIPNDPSDLNVVYETDAGEPVNETNSYSSLLPNVNVKLQLTDDVYLRYAYSQTLTRPMMDDLVPVFNVTVSRPGNLQAQAGNTELEPYKATSWDVSLEWYYDDTSYFSAAAFNKEVEDFISSDTADESLFLDSGEYVFSVLRPRNGETLEVDGLELAWLHTLENGFGIQANATIVDSDSEFSLPGLGNSQNITVFYEKDAFQARVALNNRETFMQEAVSSLGGTEPRFTETYTQVDMSVSYDVNETFTVFFEGINITDEELTRRGRLSEHFVQQVADGSRYAVGVRASF from the coding sequence AACGTATTACAGGTGTTGCCATTGACCGTTCAGGTGGTGAGGGTCAATATATCACTGTCCGTGGATTCGGCCCCGATTTTAACACGGTACTCGTTAACGGTCGCCAAATTGCGACTGAAAACCAAGGTCGCGCATTTAGCTTCGACACATTACCCGCAGAATTAATTAGCGGCGCGAAAGTATATAAAAGCCCATTGGCTTCTATGCAAGAAGGCGGTATCGGCTCTACGGTTGAAGTGACTACCGCTCGCCCATTTGCCTTTGACGGCTTTAAAGCTGTAGCTAGCGTTAAAGGTATGTACGAAGATATTTCTGAAGAAACCACCCCGCAACTATCAGGGTTGGTAACGAATACCTTCTTAGACGGCAAGTTAGGTGTGCTAGCCGCTGCGTCGTTCCAGCAACGTAAGCTACAAACGAACATGCTAGAAACTCGTTACTGGCGTCCTGAAGTGAGCATTACTGATCGTTCTCAGTTAGATAACCCAGATTACGCGGACAATGCCCAGTACAATGGTGTGTATGTTCCGCAAAACTTCGACCAAATTGTTGACCTTGTGGACCGTGAAAGAACGTCGGGTAACTTGGTTGTTCAATATGCGCCGAATGACGACATGACCCTAACCCTAGACGGTCTCTATTCAAAGTTTGAAGTGGATTCGGATGCTCATAGTGTGGGGCACTGGTTCTCTGATAGTAACCTTGATGATATGACTTTCAATGACAACGGTAGCTTAACTGGCGTGACAAGTACCGTGGTTGACGGCGTGGGTGGCGCCACTGACTTTATCCGTCGTCGTTACGGCCGTGACGTTGAAATTCAAGCGTTTGGTGCCAATTTCGAGTGGCTAGTTAATGATAACTTAACGGCCACCATTGATGTATCAACCTCGACAGCAGAAGACAATAGTGGTGGTGACAACTTCTTCACGGTTATCGGTTATAACAACGAGTACAGTGTTGATTATTCAGGTACCACACCTACCTTAACGGTTGCTGGCGGCGACTCAGCCCTTCAAGACCCATCGTTAGGTCGCATGCACTACAACGAAAGAAATGGGTTTGACACTGAAGATACCATTTCAGAGTACCGCGCAGATTTCACGTGGGTGCCTGATTCAGACAACGCTTTCTATAAAGCTGACTTTGGCCTTTATTACCAAGATCGTGAGAAAACAAATACACGCCGTTTCGCCTCTGGTTGTGACATTTACTGTGGTTACACCTTTGATTTCCCCGATGAGTTACTGTCTGTATTTACTGCTGAAAACTATTTCAGTGGCGTACCAAATCAGTGGTTAACCTACGACCCAGAAGCCTTTTTTGATTACGCTACCTCTGATGAAGCAGTACAACAAATTGCTGATGCAACAGGGCTAGACTTTGATACCGTCCGCGACGCTGTAGATGCAACTAACATTGCTGATCCTCAGCCAAGCAACGATTCCTATGTGGTAGGTGAAGAAATTCTTAGCGCGTATGCGCAGTTCTACTTCTCTACCGAAGTGTCTGAAATGCCGCTAGATATCAACTTTGGCTTCCGTTACAGCCAAACCGATACCTCAGTGGACGGAACCAGCCAAGTGGTGAAAGATCTTGAGCCAATTCCAAACGATCCGTCTGATTTGAACGTGGTATATGAAACTGACGCAGGTGAGCCGGTTAACGAAACGAATAGCTATTCGTCGTTACTGCCTAATGTAAACGTTAAACTACAACTGACTGACGATGTGTACTTGCGTTATGCATACTCTCAAACACTGACTCGTCCAATGATGGACGACTTAGTACCTGTGTTTAACGTGACGGTTTCCCGTCCAGGCAACTTGCAGGCACAAGCCGGTAATACTGAACTTGAACCTTATAAAGCAACGAGCTGGGATGTATCACTAGAATGGTACTACGATGACACTAGCTACTTCTCTGCCGCGGCGTTCAACAAGGAAGTAGAAGATTTCATCTCGTCGGATACGGCTGATGAGTCATTGTTCCTCGACAGCGGTGAATATGTATTTAGCGTACTTCGCCCACGTAATGGTGAAACCCTTGAAGTTGATGGTTTAGAGCTAGCTTGGTTACATACACTTGAAAACGGTTTTGGTATTCAAGCCAACGCCACCATTGTGGATTCTGATTCAGAGTTTAGCCTACCTGGCTTAGGTAACTCGCAGAACATTACGGTGTTCTACGAAAAAGATGCTTTCCAAGCCCGTGTAGCGCTTAACAACCGTGAAACCTTTATGCAAGAAGCGGTAAGTTCACTAGGTGGCACAGAACCTCGCTTCACGGAAACTTACACCCAAGTAGACATGAGTGTAAGCTACGATGTAAATGAAACCTTCACCGTGTTCTTTGAAGGTATTAACATCACTGATGAAGAGCTTACCCGTCGCGGCCGTCTATCTGAACATTTTGTTCAGCAAGTTGCTGATGGCTCACGTTACGCTGTAGGTGTACGTGCTAGCTTCTAA